One window of the Triticum dicoccoides isolate Atlit2015 ecotype Zavitan chromosome 3B, WEW_v2.0, whole genome shotgun sequence genome contains the following:
- the LOC119277090 gene encoding clp protease adapter protein ClpF, chloroplastic-like has protein sequence MQGISVCGSVVSPHGTNCRSACFARNDLRFCYKINPVSHGAYAWHWCAEKLHMGTNRGKINTTVRTNARWFFGGDARNSNSNNNAAARLERSESANEDILIFYFQLDVQTRIQYALNIEQFDAAKQLREKLAEIETEVTRQREAKRGSSKNEAQDKSLNLLRARADLQKAIESENYALAAELRDTISKLEGDSLALSAKALAYQSVKYEFRLGQKVRHKVHGYRAVICGMDPVCCESKSWMETANVEKLSKGPNQPFYQVLVDVYADPELLVAYVAEENLSEAEESEKGRFEHPYTEFLFYGEDTARDFIPVKQLREKYDQPRYEASGDENDDDDTTNS, from the exons ATGCAAGGCATATCTGTGTGCGGTTCGGTCGTCTCGCCCCACGGAACAAACTGCAGATCAGCCTGTTTTGCTAGGAATGATCTGAGGTTCTGTTACAAAATAAATCCAGTAAGCCATGGGGCATACGCGTGGCACTGGTGCGCGGAAAAGCTGCACATGGGGACCAACCGTGGAAAAATAAACACCACAGTAAGGACTAATGCCAGATGGTTCTTTGGAGGAGATGCTCGTAACAGTAACAGTAACAATAATGCGGCCGCGAGGCTGGAGCGCAGTGAGTCTGCTAACGAAGACATCTTGATCTTCTACTTTCAGCTGGATGTACAGACTCGGATACAG TATGCATTGAATATAGAGCAATTTGATGCGGCAAAGCAATTGAGGGAAAAGCTTGCTGAG ATCGAAACAGAGGTAACTAGGCAGCGAGAAGCTAAAAGAGGTTCATCGAAGAATGAAGCTCAGGATAAATCTTTAAATCTCCTACGCGCGCG TGCAGATTTGCAGAAGGCTATTGAGAGCGAGAACTATGCTTTGGCAGCTGAGCTGCGTGACACAATTTCTAAGCTTGAG GGTGATTCTCTGGCACTCTCTGCTAAAGCCCTGGCTTACCAAAGTGTGAAATATGAGTTTCGACTAGGGCAGAAAGTACGCCACAAAGTACATG GATATAGAGCTGTGATATGTGGCATGGATCCTGTGTGCTGTGAATCCAAGTCATGGATGGAGACGGCAAACGTGGAGAAGTTATCTAAAGGGCCAAATCAACCTTTTTATCAA GTGCTTGTTGATGTATATGCTGACCCAGAACTCCTTGTTGCATATG TCGCAGAAGAAAATCTTTCTGAAGCTGAAGAATCAGAGAAA GGAAGATTTGAGCACCCCTACACCGAATTCCTATTTTATGGCGAGGACACAGCTCGGGACTTCATTCCTGTGAAGCAACTCCGTGAGAAGTATGACCAGCCACGTTATGAAGCTTCTGGAGATGAAAATGACGACGATGACACTACAAATAGCTAA